Proteins encoded together in one Bacillota bacterium window:
- a CDS encoding HDIG domain-containing metalloprotein, protein MPPFEEHVKTSLKRTGKDYRMLHEWLDLDREFKAERHSLPNLKPNLDFVRTAWGEEGVAEFLHHVVEDKAGPDLAALRGAGCPEEAVEHSMAVARKALEIAARTGLDLDMALVFKGALYHDLGKAKTYGIEHGELGAAIALELGLDEAVVAIIRKHIRGGLTTAEAAELGLPALDYTLGTPEEKIVIYADRLADIICDPAGIVSGEQDAEDRFEEILRTYPKYGKNIATTGRYLDMHREIRAWTAGGE, encoded by the coding sequence ATGCCGCCATTTGAAGAACACGTGAAAACCAGCCTGAAGCGAACCGGCAAGGATTACCGGATGCTGCACGAATGGCTGGACCTGGACCGGGAATTCAAAGCCGAAAGGCACAGCCTGCCGAACCTTAAGCCCAACCTCGACTTCGTGCGCACCGCCTGGGGTGAGGAAGGAGTGGCCGAGTTTCTCCACCACGTGGTGGAAGACAAGGCCGGGCCGGATCTGGCCGCCCTGCGCGGGGCCGGGTGCCCCGAGGAGGCGGTGGAACACAGTATGGCCGTGGCCCGCAAGGCCCTGGAAATCGCCGCCCGCACCGGCCTGGACCTGGACATGGCCCTGGTGTTCAAGGGCGCGCTCTATCACGATCTGGGCAAGGCCAAAACCTACGGTATCGAGCATGGTGAACTGGGTGCCGCCATAGCCCTGGAACTCGGCCTGGACGAGGCCGTGGTCGCCATCATCCGCAAGCACATCCGCGGCGGGCTGACCACTGCCGAAGCGGCGGAGCTGGGCCTGCCGGCCCTGGATTACACGCTCGGCACGCCGGAAGAAAAGATTGTCATTTACGCCGACCGCCTGGCCGACATCATTTGCGACCCCGCCGGCATCGTGTCCGGCGAACAGGACGCCGAAGACCGTTTCGAAGAGATCCTGCGGACCTATCCTAAGTACGGCAAGAACATCGCGACGACCGGGCGGTACCTGGATATGCACCGGGAAATACGGGCCTGGACGGCTGGTGGCGAGTAG
- a CDS encoding Chromate resistance protein ChrB, with protein MRSEAEKGINVEWIMMVYQLPKSRTSAKKLAIWRKLNRLGVYSPQDSVFILPYSERTLEHFEWLGEEIVEMGGEVALWAVRSLKPFQDERIKEYFLEKVNEQYRSVMARVDEIDDLEQLRDQWALFGRIKTQDYLKSPLSSEVQRAIENKAAALSGKKEENE; from the coding sequence GTGCGTTCCGAGGCGGAGAAAGGGATCAACGTGGAGTGGATCATGATGGTCTACCAGCTTCCCAAGTCGAGAACCAGCGCCAAGAAACTGGCGATCTGGAGAAAGCTGAATCGGCTGGGGGTATACTCGCCGCAGGATTCGGTTTTTATCCTCCCTTACTCGGAGAGGACCCTGGAACACTTTGAGTGGCTGGGCGAGGAAATCGTTGAAATGGGGGGCGAGGTTGCGCTGTGGGCGGTGAGAAGCCTGAAACCTTTTCAGGACGAGCGCATCAAGGAGTATTTTCTGGAAAAGGTTAACGAGCAGTACCGGAGCGTGATGGCCAGGGTGGACGAGATTGACGATCTGGAACAACTGCGGGACCAGTGGGCGCTCTTCGGCCGGATAAAGACCCAGGACTACCTGAAGTCGCCGCTCTCGTCCGAGGTCCAAAGGGCCATTGAAAACAAGGCGGCCGCGTTGTCGGGGAAGAAGGAGGAAAACGAATGA
- a CDS encoding chromate resistance protein ChrB domain-containing protein has product MKWVTWENVGVDRISSAWLIARFIDPEAEFRFIRKGERISEADGTPFDVPGVRLTHRRGHCTFCTILKEYELKDPVLDRLGAVIDAADTVHDLLPPPEAAGVDLIFRGLRKVTGDDFKALETGFVVMDALYRQLSDEL; this is encoded by the coding sequence ATGAAGTGGGTCACCTGGGAAAACGTGGGCGTGGACCGGATTTCCAGCGCCTGGCTCATCGCCCGGTTCATCGACCCGGAGGCCGAGTTCCGGTTCATCAGGAAGGGAGAGCGCATCAGCGAGGCAGACGGCACTCCTTTCGACGTGCCGGGGGTGCGGCTCACCCACCGGCGGGGCCACTGCACTTTTTGCACCATCCTAAAGGAGTACGAGCTCAAAGACCCGGTGCTGGACCGGCTGGGAGCCGTCATTGACGCCGCCGACACCGTCCACGACCTATTGCCCCCGCCGGAGGCCGCCGGTGTGGACCTCATCTTCCGCGGGCTGCGCAAAGTGACGGGCGACGATTTCAAAGCCCTCGAAACCGGGTTTGTCGTTATGGATGCCTTGTACCGTCAGCTCTCGGATGAACTGTAG